One Oryza brachyantha chromosome 3, ObraRS2, whole genome shotgun sequence DNA segment encodes these proteins:
- the LOC102703381 gene encoding protein IQ-DOMAIN 1-like isoform X2 yields MGISARWLKSLVGLRKVEKQQQQHHKEDGDAGAVIQKRVTANHFHCQNQHCQDHDKLGAPEEFPDDNGPSEGDGNVLSCSEPAFSSSKVPVPLTEQELKEIWAATIIQTVFRAFLARRARRALRGLVRLQALVRGHIVRKQAAITLRCMQALVRVQARVRARRVRIALESQTDQHVALQEKINETNVREIEDGWCDIIGSVEDIQAKLLKRQEAAAKRERAMAYALTHQWQARQHAAITTFQPDKNSWGWNWLERWMAVRPWESRFLGTYAADGITLGNEAMQDEENAVYTPYKKHVKRHTPTLHSNILNQKTSLPNSEGGGSSSNRSGGSASAKSKLKLSSREGSDEISSGPSGLGTRSSSNPKERTGHSDPQGNKRFSLPASGAEAGRRLTNKSAATSDGYMVAFAGRKYAARSSPVFVSNISYTVTSYTLVFEFKKGTLQNLYWKANGCSACSGQPSFACVDQNCAISTANCTGKGGSVDCSPGIQLAFSGTDKHEAVLNSWYEVSKLRQYSLVGLFSNLKDSLTSQFSIFF; encoded by the exons atgggcATCTCGGCGAGGTGGCTCAAGTCGTTAGTTGGACTGAGGAAGGtggagaagcagcagcagcagcatcacaAGGAGGATGGAGATGCTGGGGCAGTGATACAG AAAAGGGTCACTGCGAACCATTTTCACTGCCAAAATCAGCACTGTCAAGATCATGATAAACTTGGAGCACCTGAAGAGTTTCCTGATGATAATGGGCCATCAGAAGGTGATGGTAATGTGCTTTCGTGCTCAGAACCCGCTTTCAGTTCATCTAAAGTGCCAGTGCCTCTGACCGAACAAGAACTCAAAGAGATCTGGGCTGCTACAATTATTCAGACTGTGTTTAGAGCCTTCCTG GCTAGGAGAGCGCGTCGGGCTTTAAGAGGACTAGTTAGGCTTCAAGCCCTTGTAAGGGGCCATATTGTGAGAAAGCAAGCTGCTATAACACTCAGGTGTATGCAAGCTTTGGTGAGAGTTCAAGCCCGTGTTAGAGCAAGGCGAGTTCGCATTGCTTTGGAAAGCCAGACGGATCAGCATGTTGCTCTACAAGAGAAAATAAACGAGACAAATGTCCGGGAAATTGAG GATGGTTGGTGTGATATCATAGGGTCCGTGGAAGATATCCAAGCAAAACTACTAAAGAGGCAGGAGGCAGCAGCCAAGCGTGAGCGAGCCATGGCCTATGCTCTTACTCACCAG TGGCAAGCAAGGCAACATGCAGCCATTACAACATTTCAACCTGACAAGAACAGCTGGGGCTGGAACTGGCTAGAGAGATGGATGGCTGTTCGTCCATGGGAGAGCCGGTTCCTGGGCACTTATGCAGCAGATGGAATCACTCTTGGTAATGAAGCGATGCAAGACGAGGAAAATGCTGTCTATACTCCATATAAGAAACATGTTAAAAGGCATACTCCAACTCTTCATTCGAACATATTGAACCAGAAGACTTCCCTACCAAACTCAGAGGGTGGTGGCTCCTCATCGAACCGGTCTGGTGGTTCAGCATCAGCTAAGTCAAAGCTGAAATTGTCATCCAGAGAAGGCTCTGATGAAATTTCGTCTGGTCCTTCGGGACTTGGAACTCGGTCAAGTAGTAATCCTAAGGAGAGGACTGGGCATTCGGATCCTCAGGGCAATAAGAGATTCTCCTTACCTGCCAGTG GTGCAGAAGCTGGCAGACGCCTGACGAATAAGTCCGCG GCAACTTCTGATGGATACATGGTAGCTTTTGCTGGGAGGAAATATGCAGCAAGGTCATCTCCAGTTTTCGTCAGTAACATCTCATACACTGTGACCAGCTATACCCTG GTCTTCGAGTTCAAGAAAGGCACCCTCCAGAACCTCTACTGGAAAGCCAATGGCTGTTCTGCTTGCTCAGGGCAACCTTCCTTCGCCTGCGTCGACCAGAACTGCGCGATCAGCACGGCGAACTGCACAGGCAAGGGTGGCAGCGTGGACTGCAGCCCGGGGATTCAGCTCGCCTTCTCCGGCACCGACAAGCACGAAGCCGTCCTCAACTCATGGTATGAAGTTTCCAAGCTCCGGCAGTACTCCCTGGTTGGGCTCTTCTCCAACCTCAAGGACTCACTGACCAGCCAGTTCAGCATCTTCTTCTAG
- the LOC102703381 gene encoding protein IQ-DOMAIN 1-like isoform X1, producing MGISARWLKSLVGLRKVEKQQQQHHKEDGDAGAVIQKRVTANHFHCQNQHCQDHDKLGAPEEFPDDNGPSEGDGNVLSCSEPAFSSSKVPVPLTEQELKEIWAATIIQTVFRAFLARRARRALRGLVRLQALVRGHIVRKQAAITLRCMQALVRVQARVRARRVRIALESQTDQHVALQEKINETNVREIEDGWCDIIGSVEDIQAKLLKRQEAAAKRERAMAYALTHQWQARQHAAITTFQPDKNSWGWNWLERWMAVRPWESRFLGTYAADGITLGNEAMQDEENAVYTPYKKHVKRHTPTLHSNILNQKTSLPNSEGGGSSSNRSGGSASAKSKLKLSSREGSDEISSGPSGLGTRSSSNPKERTGHSDPQGNKRFSLPASGAEAGRRLTNKSAVNRSLKAGKGSPAVEAKHHLASPIELPRRVELQT from the exons atgggcATCTCGGCGAGGTGGCTCAAGTCGTTAGTTGGACTGAGGAAGGtggagaagcagcagcagcagcatcacaAGGAGGATGGAGATGCTGGGGCAGTGATACAG AAAAGGGTCACTGCGAACCATTTTCACTGCCAAAATCAGCACTGTCAAGATCATGATAAACTTGGAGCACCTGAAGAGTTTCCTGATGATAATGGGCCATCAGAAGGTGATGGTAATGTGCTTTCGTGCTCAGAACCCGCTTTCAGTTCATCTAAAGTGCCAGTGCCTCTGACCGAACAAGAACTCAAAGAGATCTGGGCTGCTACAATTATTCAGACTGTGTTTAGAGCCTTCCTG GCTAGGAGAGCGCGTCGGGCTTTAAGAGGACTAGTTAGGCTTCAAGCCCTTGTAAGGGGCCATATTGTGAGAAAGCAAGCTGCTATAACACTCAGGTGTATGCAAGCTTTGGTGAGAGTTCAAGCCCGTGTTAGAGCAAGGCGAGTTCGCATTGCTTTGGAAAGCCAGACGGATCAGCATGTTGCTCTACAAGAGAAAATAAACGAGACAAATGTCCGGGAAATTGAG GATGGTTGGTGTGATATCATAGGGTCCGTGGAAGATATCCAAGCAAAACTACTAAAGAGGCAGGAGGCAGCAGCCAAGCGTGAGCGAGCCATGGCCTATGCTCTTACTCACCAG TGGCAAGCAAGGCAACATGCAGCCATTACAACATTTCAACCTGACAAGAACAGCTGGGGCTGGAACTGGCTAGAGAGATGGATGGCTGTTCGTCCATGGGAGAGCCGGTTCCTGGGCACTTATGCAGCAGATGGAATCACTCTTGGTAATGAAGCGATGCAAGACGAGGAAAATGCTGTCTATACTCCATATAAGAAACATGTTAAAAGGCATACTCCAACTCTTCATTCGAACATATTGAACCAGAAGACTTCCCTACCAAACTCAGAGGGTGGTGGCTCCTCATCGAACCGGTCTGGTGGTTCAGCATCAGCTAAGTCAAAGCTGAAATTGTCATCCAGAGAAGGCTCTGATGAAATTTCGTCTGGTCCTTCGGGACTTGGAACTCGGTCAAGTAGTAATCCTAAGGAGAGGACTGGGCATTCGGATCCTCAGGGCAATAAGAGATTCTCCTTACCTGCCAGTG GTGCAGAAGCTGGCAGACGCCTGACGAATAAGTCCGCGGTTAACCGATCCCTGAAGGCAGGTAAAGGTTCCCCTGCAGTTGAGGCAAAACATCATCTTGCCAGTCCAATTGAGTTGCCTAGGAGAGTTGAGCTGCAGACTTGA
- the LOC121053850 gene encoding syntaxin-121 yields the protein MNSLFSSSWKRAGGGGGDIESGGGVEMAPPPGAAAGASLDRFFEDVESIKDELRDLERIQRSLHDGNEGGKSLHDAAAVRALRARMDADAAAAIKKAKVVKLRLESLDRANAANRSVPGCGPGSSTDRTRTSVVAGLRKKLRDSMEAFSSLRARISSEYRETVARRYFTVTGEQPDEATLDNLAETGEGERLLQRAIAEQGRGQVLGVVAEIQERHGAVAELERSLLELHQVFNDMAVLVAAQGEQLDDIETHVGRARSFVDRGREQLQVARKHQKSTRKWTCIAIIILLVLILVVVLPIVLKFVNNNNSSSPSPSPRTPSPPAPPPPSA from the coding sequence ATGAATAGCCTCTTCTCTAGCTCGTGGaagcgcgccggcggcggcggcggggacatAGAgtccggcggcggggtggagatggcgccgccgccgggggcggcggcgggggcgagcCTGGACAGGTTCTTCGAGGACGTGGAGTCGATCAAGGACGAGCTCCGCGACCTGGAGCGGATCCAGCGGTCGCTCCACGACGGCAACGAGGGGGGCAAGTCGCtgcacgacgcggcggcggtgcgcgcgCTCCGGGCGCGGAtggacgccgacgccgcggcggccatcAAGAAGGCCAAGGTGGTGAAGCTCCGGCTCGAGTCGCTCGACCGCGCCAACGCCGCCAACCGCTCCGTCCCCGGCTGCGGCCCGGGGTCCTCCACCGACCGCACGCGCAcgtccgtcgtcgccggcctccgCAAGAAGCTCCGCGACTCCATGGAGGccttctcctccctccgcGCCCGCATCTCCTCCGAGTACAGGGAGACCGTCGCGCGGCGGTACTTCACCGTCACCGGCGAGCAGCCCGACGAGGCCACCCTGGACAACCTCGCCGAGACGGGCGAGGGGGAGCGGCTCCTGCAGCGCGCGATCGCCGAGCAGGGCCGCGGCCAGGTGCTCGGCGTGGTGGCCGAGATCCAGGAGCGGCACGGCGCCGTCGCGGAGCTGGAGCGCAGCCTGCTCGAGCTCCACCAGGTGTTCAACGACATGGCCGTCCTGGTGGCTGCGCAGGGGGAGCAGCTCGACGACATCGAGACCCACGTCGGCCGCGCCCGCTCCTTCGTCGACCGCGGCCGCGAGCAGCTGCAGGTGGCGCGCAAGCACCAGAAGAGCACCCGCAAGTGGACCTGCATCGCCATCATCATCCTGCTCGTCctcatcctcgtcgtcgtcctccccatCGTGCTCAAGTTcgtcaacaacaacaacagcagtagcccgtcgccgtcgccacggaccccgtcgccgccggccccgccgccgccgtcggcatGA
- the LOC102703107 gene encoding trafficking protein particle complex subunit 8 isoform X1, translating to MDPLRSYLGRLLLEEVTPVVMVLTTPLAEAACRKSGLSLVDMLSPFSLFKKIDVPVRTASDQPYRLQMFKIRMVYASDVRKQDYEATDERIKPIVSEANESALPDLLSDPPQLEDVLSKPEAELCPLWIRKFNRALMRTLSFSEHETFDHPVACLLVVSSKDTEPISKFVDLFNTNQLPSLLNEGVMDPQILKHYLILHDKQDGPQEIAINILAEMKSTLGLNDCKLLCINSSTEADGVDAEDSWLPYKSYGLHNQEGACWLNMDDLNEIKDFMQDLASNHIIPYMEQKIRVLNQQVATTRKGFRNQIKNLWWRKRDDVPEASNGPMYTFTSIESQIRVLGDYAFMLRDYELALSNYRLLSTDYKLDKAWKRFAGVQEMSGLCYFMLDQSRKDAEYCMDSAFSTYLRIGSSGKRNATRCGLWWAEMLKTKGQYREASSVYYRVSNEEPSLHSAVLLEQAACCYLLSKPPMLRKYGFHLVLAGNSYYVSDQKQHAVRAYRNALFVYKQHPWSYINDHVHFNVGRWYGVLGIFDVAIKHLLEIIACSHQSLTTQNMFLNDFFHFVQSMGKKFDVYKLQLPAINMSSLRVIYEDHRTYASDADVNVSESIWQELEEEMIPSSSVVRTNWLDKSPDLRKYKDSCVCVVGEAVKVRIELRNPLQIPVTVSCISLICQLSSSLDASSAENIVLTKDAGEDISNTRPAISTSEDDGNNFTVSKLDIVLGGSETKSVQLEVTPKVEGILKLLGIRWTLSDLLVGYQYFEFDTKRKTKKGKRGPRRSLSGNLIVIKGLPKLMGCIDHLPTNAFAGDLRLLKLNLRNHSDYAVKNIKMKFSHPRFVIPGDLSEVDLEFPQCLRKHIQSEINTVPTKRTHEGFKGLLFAFPQDIKIQGGATFSWPVWFHAATPGNFSLYTSLYYEMESPSDITYRTLRMHYNIEVFPSLDVSFAIKMCSSKLKEYIVRMDVLNRTPSESFGLHQLSCNDNKWAISTLPLCDSISSVETVSANQAISSFFKIKDLGANSCKEAEDSCRSDMLLSCEGGTEEFDVSRSPITDFHCQERYQQGRLAKGPCDLLDFILISKAVGGNYSKSKQDVQLLSHHVCHCSALDQSPIWWFMEGPRTVTHDFSKSYCEANIQLVIHNSGQHDTSVRIVTFDSLTDKRTTVNLQDSNSNQGGWYDVSLENDIKAISTAKGTHYQKQPSDSISPYVWSSLSCAQVDLKPDTSAKVPLKACIFMPGTYNFSNYQLHWKVHSSEVGQVDENERTGGGQGHPFYVTVLQDAQ from the exons ATGGATCCGCTCAGGAGCTACCTGGGGAGGCTCCTCCTCGAGGAGGTCACCCCGGTGGTGATGGTGCTGACCACCCCGCTCGCCGAGGCCGCTTGCCGCAAGAGCGGGCTCAGCCTCGTCGACATGCTCTCGCCCTTCTCCCTCTTCAAAAAAATCGATG TGCCAGTGCGGACAGCGAGTGACCAGCCTTACAGGCTGCAGATGTTTAAGATTCGGATGGTTTACGCTTCGGACGTCCGGAAGCAGGACTACGAG GCGACGGATGAGAGGATCAAGCCAATTGTTTCTGAGGCCAATGAGAGTGCTCTTCCAGATCTGCTTTCAGACCCACCACAGCTAGAAGATGTACTTAGCA AGCCTGAGGCTGAGCTGTGCCCCTTGTGGATTAGGAAATTTAATAGAGCTCTAATGCGGACACTGTCATTTTCAGAACATGAAACATTCGACCACCCTGTGGCAT GTCTGTTGGTTGTATCATCGAAGGACACAGAACCGATCAGCAAATTTGTTGATCTCTTCAACACAAATCAGTTGCCTTCTCTTTTAAACGAAGGCGTAATGGATCCCCAGATTCTTAAGCACTATCTTATACTTCATGATAAACAAGATGGCCCACAAGAGAT AGCTATAAATATCTTAGCAGAAATGAAGAGCACTCTTGGTTTGAATGATTGTAAATTGTTGTGTATTAATTCTTCTACAGAAGCAGATGGTGTAGATGCTGAGGATTCATGGTTACCTTAT AAATCTTATGGCTTGCACAACCAAGAAGGAGCTTGCTGGCTTAACATGGATGATTTGAATGAG ATAAAGGACTTCATGCAAGATTTGGCTTCTAATCATATAATCCCCTACATGGAGCAAAAGATCCGTGTCCTCAATCAGCAG GTAGCTACAACAAGGAAGGGCTTTAGGAATCAAATAAAGAACTTGTGGTGGAGAAAAAGAGATGATGTACCAGAAGCTTCAAATGGCCCAAT GTACACGTTCACCTCCATAGAGTCACAGATTAGAGTTCTAGGTGACTATGCTTTCATGTTACGGGACTACGAGCTTGCTTtgtctaattatagattactCTCAACGGATTATAAGCTTGATAAAGCTTGGAAGCGCTTTGCTGGTGTACAG GAAATGAGTGGCCTGTGCTATTTCATGTTGGACCAGTCAAGGAAGGATGCTGAATATTGCATGGATAGTGCATTCAGTACATATCTG AGAATCGGGTCTTCTGGGAAGAGAAATGCTACTAGATGTGGCCTTTGGTGGGCAGAAATGCTTAAAACAAAAGGACAGTATAGGGAGGCATCGAGTGTATATTACCGAGTTTCTAATGAG GAACCTTCATTGCATTCTGCTGTACTGCTTGAGCAAGCTGCTTGTTGctatttattatctaaaccACCTATGCTTCGGAAGTATGGATTTCACCTAGTCTTAGCTGGAAATAGTTATTACGTATCTGATCAG AAGCAACATGCTGTTCGGGCATACAGAAATGCTCTGTTTGTTTACAAACAACATCCTTGGAGTTATATCAATGATCATGTGCATTTTAATGTTGGAAG GTGGTATGGAGTGCTTGGGATATTTGATGTAGCCATAAAGCACTTGCTGGAGATCATTGCTTGCAGCCATCAGTCACTGACGACACAAAACATGTTCCTCAATGACTTTTTCCATTTTGTTCAG AGCATGGGGAAGAAATTTGATGTTTACAAGCTTCAACTTCCTGCTATCAACATGTCATCACTTAGAGTTATATATGAGGATCATCGTACTTATGCATCGGACGCAGAT GTTAATGTTAGTGAAAGCATTTGGCAGGAACTGGAGGAAGAAATGATCCCATCATCATCTGTTGTTAGAACTAACTGGCTGGACAAATCTCCTGATTTGAGAAAATACAAGGATTCTTGTGTTTGTGTTGTGGGAG AAGCAGTAAAAGTGCGCATTGAGCTTAGGAATCCTCTACAAATTCCGGTTACTGTTTCTTGCATCTCTCTTATATGTCAGCTTTCCAGCAGTTTGGATGCTTCAAGTGCTg AGAATATTGTGTTGACTAAAGATGCTGGCGAAGATATTTCTAACACAAGGCCTGCAATATCAAC ATCTGAGGATGATGGGAATAATTTCACAGTGTCAAAACTGGACATTGTGTTAGGAGGAAGTGAAACGAAAAGT GTACAACTTGAAGTTACTCCAAAAGTTGAAGGTATCCTGAAGTTACTGGGGATACGGTGGACGCTCTCAGATTTATTAGTAGGCTATCAATACTTTGAATTTGacacaaaaaggaaaactaaGAAAGGGAAAAGGGGGCCTCGTCGTTCTTTGAGCGGCAACCTGATTGTAATCAAG GGTTTACCTAAGCTTATGGGGTGTATTGATCACTTGCCAACAAATGCATTTGCTGGTGATTTACGGCTGCTCAAGCTGAATCTGAGAAACCATTCAGATTATGCTGTGAAG AACATAAAGATGAAGTTTAGCCACCCAAGATTTGTAATTCCTGGTGATTTATCAGAAGTTGATCTCGAGTTTCCCCAATGcttaagaaaacatatacaatCAGAAATTAATACTGTGCCAACAAAACGTACTCATGAAGGTTTCAAGGGTTTGCTCTTTGCATTTCCTCAG GATATTAAAATTCAAGGAGGAGCCACGTTCTCCTGGCCTGTTTGGTTCCATGCTGCAACTCCTGGAAACTTTTCTCTTTATACATCTCtgtattatgaaatggagagtcCAAGTGACATAACTTATAGAACATTACGCATGCACTACAATATTGAG GTTTTTCCATCACTTGATGTATCCTTTGCTATAAAAATGTGCTCGTCAAAATTGAAAGAGTACATTGTGCGCATGGACGTCCTGAACAGGACTCCCTCAGAGTCATTTGGGCTTCATCAATTGTCATGCAATGACAATAAATGGGCAATTTCAACGCTGCCTTTATGTGATTCTATCAGCTCTGTTGAAACAGTGTCAGCAAATCAGGCTATCTCGAGCTTCTTCAAGATAAAG GATTTAGGGGCAAATTCTTGTAAAGAGGCTGAAGATAGTTGTAGAAGTGATATGCTTTTATCTTGTGAGGGCGGCACTGAGGAATTTGATGTTTCTCGATCTCCTATCACTGATTTCCATTGTCAAGAGAGATACCAACAGGGAAGATTGGCTAAG GGGCCATGCGACCTTCTTGATTTTATTCTGATCTCGAAAGCAGTAGGTGGTAACTATTCCAAGTCAAAACAAGACGTTCAACTACTTTCTCATCATGTCTGCCATTGCAG TGCTCTCGACCAGAGTCCTATATGGTGGTTTATGGAAGGACCTAGAACAGTTACTCATGATTTCTCAAAGTCTTACTGTGAAGCTAACATCCAGTTGGTAATTCACAATTCTGGGCAACATGATACTTCAGTGAGAATAGTTACTTTTGACAGTTTGACAGATAAAAGGACAACTGTCAATTTGCAAGATTCTAACAGTAATCAGGGTGGATGGTATGATGTATCATTGGAAAATGACATTAAAGCTATCTCTACTGCCAAGGGGACACATTATCAGAAACAACCATCGGATAGCATTTCACCTTATGTTTGGTCTTCATTGAGTTGTGCTCAAGTTGACTTGAAACCTGACACTTCTGCTAAAGTTCCTCTAAAAGCATGCATATTTATGCCTGGAACATACAACTTTTCAAACTATCAGTTGCATTGGAAAGTGCATTCATCTGAGGTTGGACAAGTGGATGAAAATGAAAGAACAGGTGGTGGCCAAGGGCATCCTTTTTATGTCACTGTTCTTCAGGATGCTCAATGA
- the LOC102703107 gene encoding trafficking protein particle complex subunit 8 isoform X2, translated as MLRIHGYLIIFSTKIQKSYGLHNQEGACWLNMDDLNEIKDFMQDLASNHIIPYMEQKIRVLNQQVATTRKGFRNQIKNLWWRKRDDVPEASNGPMYTFTSIESQIRVLGDYAFMLRDYELALSNYRLLSTDYKLDKAWKRFAGVQEMSGLCYFMLDQSRKDAEYCMDSAFSTYLRIGSSGKRNATRCGLWWAEMLKTKGQYREASSVYYRVSNEEPSLHSAVLLEQAACCYLLSKPPMLRKYGFHLVLAGNSYYVSDQKQHAVRAYRNALFVYKQHPWSYINDHVHFNVGRWYGVLGIFDVAIKHLLEIIACSHQSLTTQNMFLNDFFHFVQSMGKKFDVYKLQLPAINMSSLRVIYEDHRTYASDADVNVSESIWQELEEEMIPSSSVVRTNWLDKSPDLRKYKDSCVCVVGEAVKVRIELRNPLQIPVTVSCISLICQLSSSLDASSAENIVLTKDAGEDISNTRPAISTSEDDGNNFTVSKLDIVLGGSETKSVQLEVTPKVEGILKLLGIRWTLSDLLVGYQYFEFDTKRKTKKGKRGPRRSLSGNLIVIKGLPKLMGCIDHLPTNAFAGDLRLLKLNLRNHSDYAVKNIKMKFSHPRFVIPGDLSEVDLEFPQCLRKHIQSEINTVPTKRTHEGFKGLLFAFPQDIKIQGGATFSWPVWFHAATPGNFSLYTSLYYEMESPSDITYRTLRMHYNIEVFPSLDVSFAIKMCSSKLKEYIVRMDVLNRTPSESFGLHQLSCNDNKWAISTLPLCDSISSVETVSANQAISSFFKIKDLGANSCKEAEDSCRSDMLLSCEGGTEEFDVSRSPITDFHCQERYQQGRLAKGPCDLLDFILISKAVGGNYSKSKQDVQLLSHHVCHCSALDQSPIWWFMEGPRTVTHDFSKSYCEANIQLVIHNSGQHDTSVRIVTFDSLTDKRTTVNLQDSNSNQGGWYDVSLENDIKAISTAKGTHYQKQPSDSISPYVWSSLSCAQVDLKPDTSAKVPLKACIFMPGTYNFSNYQLHWKVHSSEVGQVDENERTGGGQGHPFYVTVLQDAQ; from the exons ATGCTGAGGATTCATGGTTACCTTAT TATTTTCTCGACTAAAATACAGAAATCTTATGGCTTGCACAACCAAGAAGGAGCTTGCTGGCTTAACATGGATGATTTGAATGAG ATAAAGGACTTCATGCAAGATTTGGCTTCTAATCATATAATCCCCTACATGGAGCAAAAGATCCGTGTCCTCAATCAGCAG GTAGCTACAACAAGGAAGGGCTTTAGGAATCAAATAAAGAACTTGTGGTGGAGAAAAAGAGATGATGTACCAGAAGCTTCAAATGGCCCAAT GTACACGTTCACCTCCATAGAGTCACAGATTAGAGTTCTAGGTGACTATGCTTTCATGTTACGGGACTACGAGCTTGCTTtgtctaattatagattactCTCAACGGATTATAAGCTTGATAAAGCTTGGAAGCGCTTTGCTGGTGTACAG GAAATGAGTGGCCTGTGCTATTTCATGTTGGACCAGTCAAGGAAGGATGCTGAATATTGCATGGATAGTGCATTCAGTACATATCTG AGAATCGGGTCTTCTGGGAAGAGAAATGCTACTAGATGTGGCCTTTGGTGGGCAGAAATGCTTAAAACAAAAGGACAGTATAGGGAGGCATCGAGTGTATATTACCGAGTTTCTAATGAG GAACCTTCATTGCATTCTGCTGTACTGCTTGAGCAAGCTGCTTGTTGctatttattatctaaaccACCTATGCTTCGGAAGTATGGATTTCACCTAGTCTTAGCTGGAAATAGTTATTACGTATCTGATCAG AAGCAACATGCTGTTCGGGCATACAGAAATGCTCTGTTTGTTTACAAACAACATCCTTGGAGTTATATCAATGATCATGTGCATTTTAATGTTGGAAG GTGGTATGGAGTGCTTGGGATATTTGATGTAGCCATAAAGCACTTGCTGGAGATCATTGCTTGCAGCCATCAGTCACTGACGACACAAAACATGTTCCTCAATGACTTTTTCCATTTTGTTCAG AGCATGGGGAAGAAATTTGATGTTTACAAGCTTCAACTTCCTGCTATCAACATGTCATCACTTAGAGTTATATATGAGGATCATCGTACTTATGCATCGGACGCAGAT GTTAATGTTAGTGAAAGCATTTGGCAGGAACTGGAGGAAGAAATGATCCCATCATCATCTGTTGTTAGAACTAACTGGCTGGACAAATCTCCTGATTTGAGAAAATACAAGGATTCTTGTGTTTGTGTTGTGGGAG AAGCAGTAAAAGTGCGCATTGAGCTTAGGAATCCTCTACAAATTCCGGTTACTGTTTCTTGCATCTCTCTTATATGTCAGCTTTCCAGCAGTTTGGATGCTTCAAGTGCTg AGAATATTGTGTTGACTAAAGATGCTGGCGAAGATATTTCTAACACAAGGCCTGCAATATCAAC ATCTGAGGATGATGGGAATAATTTCACAGTGTCAAAACTGGACATTGTGTTAGGAGGAAGTGAAACGAAAAGT GTACAACTTGAAGTTACTCCAAAAGTTGAAGGTATCCTGAAGTTACTGGGGATACGGTGGACGCTCTCAGATTTATTAGTAGGCTATCAATACTTTGAATTTGacacaaaaaggaaaactaaGAAAGGGAAAAGGGGGCCTCGTCGTTCTTTGAGCGGCAACCTGATTGTAATCAAG GGTTTACCTAAGCTTATGGGGTGTATTGATCACTTGCCAACAAATGCATTTGCTGGTGATTTACGGCTGCTCAAGCTGAATCTGAGAAACCATTCAGATTATGCTGTGAAG AACATAAAGATGAAGTTTAGCCACCCAAGATTTGTAATTCCTGGTGATTTATCAGAAGTTGATCTCGAGTTTCCCCAATGcttaagaaaacatatacaatCAGAAATTAATACTGTGCCAACAAAACGTACTCATGAAGGTTTCAAGGGTTTGCTCTTTGCATTTCCTCAG GATATTAAAATTCAAGGAGGAGCCACGTTCTCCTGGCCTGTTTGGTTCCATGCTGCAACTCCTGGAAACTTTTCTCTTTATACATCTCtgtattatgaaatggagagtcCAAGTGACATAACTTATAGAACATTACGCATGCACTACAATATTGAG GTTTTTCCATCACTTGATGTATCCTTTGCTATAAAAATGTGCTCGTCAAAATTGAAAGAGTACATTGTGCGCATGGACGTCCTGAACAGGACTCCCTCAGAGTCATTTGGGCTTCATCAATTGTCATGCAATGACAATAAATGGGCAATTTCAACGCTGCCTTTATGTGATTCTATCAGCTCTGTTGAAACAGTGTCAGCAAATCAGGCTATCTCGAGCTTCTTCAAGATAAAG GATTTAGGGGCAAATTCTTGTAAAGAGGCTGAAGATAGTTGTAGAAGTGATATGCTTTTATCTTGTGAGGGCGGCACTGAGGAATTTGATGTTTCTCGATCTCCTATCACTGATTTCCATTGTCAAGAGAGATACCAACAGGGAAGATTGGCTAAG GGGCCATGCGACCTTCTTGATTTTATTCTGATCTCGAAAGCAGTAGGTGGTAACTATTCCAAGTCAAAACAAGACGTTCAACTACTTTCTCATCATGTCTGCCATTGCAG TGCTCTCGACCAGAGTCCTATATGGTGGTTTATGGAAGGACCTAGAACAGTTACTCATGATTTCTCAAAGTCTTACTGTGAAGCTAACATCCAGTTGGTAATTCACAATTCTGGGCAACATGATACTTCAGTGAGAATAGTTACTTTTGACAGTTTGACAGATAAAAGGACAACTGTCAATTTGCAAGATTCTAACAGTAATCAGGGTGGATGGTATGATGTATCATTGGAAAATGACATTAAAGCTATCTCTACTGCCAAGGGGACACATTATCAGAAACAACCATCGGATAGCATTTCACCTTATGTTTGGTCTTCATTGAGTTGTGCTCAAGTTGACTTGAAACCTGACACTTCTGCTAAAGTTCCTCTAAAAGCATGCATATTTATGCCTGGAACATACAACTTTTCAAACTATCAGTTGCATTGGAAAGTGCATTCATCTGAGGTTGGACAAGTGGATGAAAATGAAAGAACAGGTGGTGGCCAAGGGCATCCTTTTTATGTCACTGTTCTTCAGGATGCTCAATGA